One stretch of Candida orthopsilosis Co 90-125, chromosome 3 draft sequence DNA includes these proteins:
- a CDS encoding Tom6 protein (S. cerevisiae homolog TOM6 has activity, has in protein import into mitochondrial matrix and localizes to mitochondrial outer membrane translocase complex), whose translation MVLDIDVHQRSKKKMAFNDVEKKKLKCKSNNTSHYINYISKMNFQTRAPPKAKEEKSTFQKIKETPAFAVGTQVALFGLGVLFIQSPLMDMLVPQL comes from the coding sequence ATGGTATTGGATATTGATGTGCACCAACgatcaaaaaaaaaaatggcATTCAATGacgttgaaaaaaaaaaattgaaatgcaaaagcaacaacacTTCTCATTATATCAACTACATATCAAAGATGAACTTTCAAACAAGAGCACCACCAAAGGCTAAAGAAGagaaatcaacttttcaaaaaatcaaagaaacCCCTGCTTTTGCTGTTGGTACACAAGTTGCTTTATTCGGTTTAGGTGTTTTATTCATCCAATCACCATTGATGGATATGTTGGTGCCACAATTATAG
- a CDS encoding Rna1 GTPase-activating protein gives MASIDVELGVTPETTYSIAGKQIKFNSEADIEPYIKELNEVKNVTKIDFSGNTIGIEASKALSEALLKHKDTVVEINFSDLYTGRLNTEIPQSLNYLLPALLKFPNLKLINLSDNAFGLQTIDPIEAYIAKAVSLEHLILSNNGMGPFAGSRIGGSLFKLAKAQIAAKKSSSLKTFICGRNRLENGSVNYLAVGLRNHKDLEVVRLYQNGIRPAGISKLVEKGLSHNKKLKVLDLQDNTITTSGAIKLAESITNWPDLVELNLNDSLLKNKGSLEVVRAFGKNKKENLTVLKLQYNELETDSLAVLADLIGEYLPNLKLLELNGNRFEEDSEHIESIKEVFEKRGFGEIDELDELEELDSDEEEEEEEEEEDSLEVDLDLEELEKELAGVKLENKDSAVDDIADELSKAHIE, from the coding sequence ATGGCTTCAATAGATGTTGAGTTAGGAGTTACTCCTGAAACTACTTATTCCATTGCtggaaaacaaatcaaattcaatagcGAAGCGGATATTGAACCATACATTAAGGAACTAAACGAAGTTAAAAATGTCACCAAGATTGATTTCTCGGGAAACACAATCGGAATTGAAGCATCTAAAGCATTAAGTGAAGCACTTTTGAAACATAAGGATacagttgttgaaatcaacttttctgATTTGTACACTGGACGTTTAAACACCGAGATCCCACAATCTTTGAATTATTTATTACCAgcattattgaaatttccaaacttgaagttgatcaatttaaGTGACAATGCGTTTGGTTTGCAAACTATAGACCCTATTGAGGCATATATTGCAAAAGCTGTATCATTGGagcatttgattttgtcaaataATGGTATGGGTCCATTTGCAGGTTCAAGAATTGGTGGCTCATTGTTCAAGTTAGCCAAAGCCCAAATTGCTGCTAAAAAGTCTTCTTCATTAAAGACATTTATTTGTGGAAGAAACAGATTAGAAAACGGATCCGTAAATTACTTGGCCGTTGGGTTAAGAAACCACAAAGACTTGGAAGTGGTCAGATTATACCAAAATGGTATCAGACCAGCAGGTATTTCCAAATTAGTGGAAAAGGGATTGAGTCATAACAAGAAATTAAAGGTATTGGATTTGCAAGACAATACAATCACCACTTCTGGTGCCATAAAGTTAGCTGAATCGATTACCAACTGGCCAGACTTGGTTGAGTTGAACTTGAACGActctttgttgaaaaacaaaggTTCATTAGAAGTTGTTAGAGCTTTTGGAAAAAACAAGAAGGAAAACTTGACTGTCCTCAAATTGCAATATAATGAACTAGAAACTGATAGTTTGGCAGTGTTGGCTGATTTGATTGGAGAGTatttaccaaatttgaaacttttggaattgaacGGTAATAGATTTGAGGAGGATTCAGAACATATAGAAAGTATCAAagaagtatttgaaaagagaggttttggagaaattgatgagttggatgaattggagGAATTAGAcagtgatgaagaggaggaagaggaagaggaagaggaagattCATTAGAAGTTGATCTTGATTTGGAGGAATTGGAGAAGGAACTTGCTGGTGTTaaacttgaaaataaagattCAGCTGTAGACGATATTGCTGATGAGTTATCAAAAGCTCATATTGAATAG
- a CDS encoding Rad50 DNA double-strand break repair factor, which produces MSSIYKLSIKGIRSFEPESDETIQFGFPLTLICGQNGCGKTTVIECLRYATTGNLPPNSKGGAFVHDPSLSSRTSVTGQVKLAFKNANGKSMITTRSVQASIKNTKSANANTITFKSMEGQLAYIENGKKTSISSKNAELDSQVPIFLGASTAILDNVIFCHQDESLWPLSEASVLKKKFDDIFEASKFTKVIDNLKSIKKDMATDIKLIEQSVNHLKIDKDRAKKVRDRLAEMNHSVDTFAAEISELNIQIEQKDLEAEKLFATNQEFQKTLSDYENLLMKKASLDETIDRIKSSIEILPDSDEELFHKQENFAAIVAENKESIGKLQKVEDGLNTSLREKTEEYNEMIRLDGSLKAKRAEYDANKGKLTKLMNENAKEIKINLGDDESRNLTNFKNAITAKLVDLQKEEKELISNYRSIEVESQKQLKKIEDEIIKDEQSMEYIERDLQKSQQSLSSFKKRLDASSNDESELVSRKDELDVTIKELDNKKSKKEVKELDIKITKANAENAKLEFELDEVAKKLSTSSEQSELRTRIKFLEDEIKLKNAEITKISQKINNEYKEVVGGDLDIDFAEPNFKEKYEELKSELDSQQKKVYGIQSEIDSLMSSRSGILNNISNNSLKIDELKTDITEVIQESEIDEYENILRDLEEDYRNVTEDVNTSEVTKSYGKSALEMAEKNKCCLLCKRMFDDPALTKFIAELRQGFDEEKIRKVKRNAEEIGKELDATKSISLKVINYRECVALKPKLEKELSIFDDKINTLNNSLKSETKTFESLRHTFESANDLKKPLDDASRLNHEVQDLDFKVDKLNDELDEFGSAVGSVEELQKQQRAIHVKIREVRQEVSDLSDEKYKVQKDIQRLENNVKDTKLTISNLERSLAEVSNIKRSIEDSETSIASLESKSKEMRSKLLHSRKDRDRASHELEQVQIDHSLAGNKMSKRIKSLNTLVESFQTLLTAMSDFEAIELPKMKKNSDNMEAIVKECDSIKAQILENSSEIRKYEKLVMDSSRVEHNIMSNIDYRAQINRLDETEFQLNSMDIENAQLQKEEYQQNSKRIRDEISNLSSEHAGKVGEVKQIKDQIETLKKELATEYKNVDEMYHEEWIKLQTNLLVSNDIQNYSKALDNAIMKYHSIKMEDINRILTELWSQTYQGTDISTIAIKSDVNLQTKGNRSYNYRVVMVKDSSELDMRGRCSAGQKVLASILIRLALAECFGSNCGIIALDEPTTNLDSENAEALATALNRVIDYRKRQSNFQLIVITHDEKFLSHLRGFTDHYYRIDRDEKSKSRIYRMSFATR; this is translated from the coding sequence ATGTCTAGTATATACAAACTATCCATAAAGGGTATCAGATCGTTTGAGCCTGAATCAGatgaaacaattcaatttggtttcCCATTGACTTTAATTTGTGGTCAGAATGGATGTGGTAAAACAACGGTGATTGAATGCCTACGATACGCAACTACGGGAAATTTACctccaaattcaaaaggTGGTGCTTTTGTTCATGATCCAAGTCTTAGCTCAAGAACCTCGGTGACGGGACAAGTGAAATTGGCATTCAAGAACGCCAATGGCAAATCAATGATCACAACAAGATCAGTACAAGCAAGCATCAAGAATACAAAATCTGCCAATGCTAACACCATCACGTTTAAATCCATGGAGGGACAACTAGCATACATTGAAAACGGTAAGAAAACAAGTATATCGTCCAAAAATGCTGAGCTTGACTCGCAAGTGCCTATTTTTCTCGGTGCATCGACTGCAATTTTAGATAATGTGATATTTTGTCATCAAGATGAGAGTTTGTGGCCCTTGAGTGAAGCATcagtgttgaaaaagaagtttgaTGATATATTTGAGGCATCAAAGTTTACCAAAGtcattgataatttaaAAAGTATCAAAAAGGATATGGCCACTGAtataaagttgattgaacaaagtgttaatcatttgaaaattgacaaGGATCGAGCAAAGAAAGTGCGTGATCGATTGGCAGAGATGAATCACTCAGTTGATACGTTTGCAGCAGAGATTAGCGAATtgaatattcaaattgaacaaaaggATCTCGAGGCGGAAAAGTTATTTGCTACTaatcaagaatttcaaaaaactttGAGTGATTATGaaaacttgttgatgaaaaaggCGTCGCTTGATGAGACCATTGACAGAATTAAAAGCTCAATTGAGATCTTGCCGGATAGTGATGAGGAGTTGTTTCACAAGCAGGAAAACTTTGCGGCAATTGTAGCGGAGAATAAAGAATCTATTGGTAAATTACAGAAGGTTGAAGATGGCCTAAACACTAGCTTAAGGGAAAAGACAGAAGAGTATAATGAAATGATTAGGTTGGATGGGTCACTCAAAGCTAAAAGAGCGGAATATGATGCAAACAAAGGcaaattgaccaaattgatgaatgaaAATGCTAAGGAAATAAAGATTAATCTTGGGGATGATGAGTCGagaaatttgacaaatttcaaaaatgctATAACCGCAAAACTTGTGGATCTCCAgaaggaagaaaaagagttgATTCTGAATTACAGATCGATTGAAGTTGAGAGCCAAAAgcagttgaaaaaaatcgAGGATGAGATAATCAAAGATGAGCAGTCAATGGAATACATTGAACGCGATTTGCAAAAGTCTCAACAGAGTTTATCTCTGTTTAAAAAAAGATTGGACGCATCCTCGAACGATGAATCTGAGTTGgtttcaagaaaagatGAGTTAGACGTGACTATAAAAGAACTCGACAACAAAAAGAGCAAGAAAGAGGTCAAAGAGCTTGATATTAAGAtaacaaaagcaaatgcCGAAAACGcaaaacttgaatttgaattggatgaggttgcaaaaaagtTGCTGACAAGTAGTGAGCAGTCGGAGCTTAGAACAAGGATAAAGTTTTTGGAAGATGAAATAAAGTTAAAGAATGCGGAAATTACTAAGATCAGTCAAAAGATCAATAATGAATATAAAGAGGTGGTCGGTGGTGATCTTGACATTGATTTTGCTGAGCCCAActttaaagaaaaatatGAAGAATTAAAATCGGAATTGGATAGTCAGCAAAAGAAAGTTTACGGCATACAAAgtgaaattgattctttaATGTCCTCGAGGCTGGGGATCTTGAATAACATATCAAACAActcattgaaaattgatgaattgaaaaccGACATTACCGAAGTTATTCAAGAATCAGAAATAGACGAGTATGAAAATATACTACGcgatttggaagaagatTATCGAAATGTAACGGAAGACGTAAACACCTCTGAAGTGACGAAAAGTTACGGTAAGTCGGCATTAGAAATGGCGGAAAAGAACAAATGCTGTTTATTATGTAAACGAATGTTTGATGATCCAGCGTTAACAAAGTTTATAGCAGAGTTAAGGCAAGGATTTGACGAGGAAAAGATTCGGAAAGTGAAAAGAAATGCAGAAGAAATTGGCAAAGAACTTGATGCTACAAAAAGTATCAGTTTGAAAGTGATTAATTATAGGGAGTGCGTTGCCTTGAAGCCTAAGCTTGAGAAAGAGTTGAGCATTTTTGatgacaaaatcaatacATTAAACAACTCATTAAAGAgtgaaacaaaaactttCGAAAGTTTAAGACATACATTTGAATCTGCAAACGACTTGAAAAAGCCACTTGATGATGCATCCAGATTGAATCATGAAGTGCAAGACCTTGATTTCAAGGTGGAcaagttgaatgatgagTTAGATGAATTTGGTTCTGCTGTAGGTTCAGTAGAAGAGTTGCAAAAGCAACAACGAGCTATCCATGTGAAAATCCGTGAAGTTAGACAAGAAGTGAGCGACCTCTCAGACGAAAAGTATaaagttcaaaaagataTTCAACGGTTAGAAAATAATGTCAAGGACACCAAATTGACGATTAGTAACCTTGAACGATCCTTGGCTGAAGTCCTGAATATCAAGCGATCAATCGAAGATTCAGAAACAAGCATAGCAAGTCTCGAATCCAAAAGTAAAGAAATGAGATCGAAGCTACTACACTCAAGAAAAGACAGGGACAGGGCGTCTCATGAATTAGAGCAGGTTCAAATAGATCACTCTTTGGCAGGAAATAAGATGCTGAAAAGAATCAAGTCCCTTAACACATTAGTGGAAAGTTTTCAAACACTTTTAACCGCAATGTCTGATTTCGAAGCTATTGAGTTACccaaaatgaagaagaactCTGATAATATGGAAGCCATTGTCAAGGAGTGTGACTCCATAAAAGcacaaattttggaaaactcCAGCGAAATAAGAAAATACGAGAAATTAGTGATGGATTCCTCGCGAGTAGAGCATAACATTATGTCAAACATTGACTATCGTGCCCAAATCAATCGTTTGGATGAAActgaatttcaattgaattcaatggaTATCGAGAATgctcaattgcaaaaggaagagtatcaacaaaattccAAACGCATTCGAGATGAAATCTCGAATCTCTCGTCAGAACATGCTGGGAAAGTAGGTGAAGTCAAGCAAATCAAGGATCAGATTgaaacattgaaaaaggaatTGGCAACGGAGTATAAGAATGTTGACGAAATGTATCATGAGGAATGGATCAAGTTACAAACTAATTTACTTGTGTCTAACGACATTCAAAATTATTCTAAAGCGTTGGACAATGCCATTATGAAATACCATAGTATAAAAATGGAAGATATAAATCGTATTTTGACTGAATTATGGTCGCAAACCTATCAAGGAACAGATATTTCCACTATAGCAATCAAAAGTGATGTTAACCTACAAACTAAGGGGAACAGATCGTACAATTATCGAGTGGTTATGGTTAAAGATTCAAGTGAGTTAGACATGCGAGGTCGTTGTTCGGCGGGTCAGAAAGTTTTGGCCAGTATATTGATTCGGTTAGCATTGGCAGAATGttttggatcaaattgTGGTATAATTGCTTTGGATGAGCCCACAACAAATTTGGATAGTGAGAATGCAGAAGCATTGGCAACAGCTTTGAACAGAGTCATTGATTATAGGAAACGGCAACtgaatttccaattgattgttaTTACTCATGATGAAAAGTTCTTGAGCCATTTACGAGGCTTTACTGATCATTATTACCGAATTGACAGAGACGAAAAGAGCAAATCGAGAATTTATAGAATGAGCTTTGCAACAAGATAG
- a CDS encoding Mum3 protein (S. cerevisiae homolog MUM3 has role ascospore wall assembly): MELIDLIGLRYSRERDIPLGVWLKGMSNLLMLLFYMLFYHVVSVFATVLALIFPETAYLIKNKCGTFFWDFGLYLMRLNKVKIKVMGDELSPNPAVVISNHASLADCFVLQHLSRLSTKSEKDIKDKLPRKRELKLPIINYFSWFLIWRVPTIKILTHLLKTDENWELEESSILYVFAKLLKSKFSEWIVLFPEVNVWTLEGYELQQQIGEKYFLPKLEHLLYPRYSAFYNTITALTKFKPHPYSNLYDLTILYCRRQGDELNYHPPTLFENFSSKDPITVLVYVKVRSIARIPNRRKKLERYLEHLWKHKDKIITQIKEENNLHQIRNFNRHTTFSSSISGVC, encoded by the exons atggaattgattgatcTTATTGGACTTCGATATTCAAGAGAGAGAGATATACCATTGGGGGTCTGGCTCAAAGGAATGAGCAATCTACTCATGTTGTTATTCTATATGCTATTTTATCATGTGGTTTCTGTTTTTGCAACAGTTTTAGCATTGATATTTCCAGAGACAGCatatttgatcaaaaacaaatgtGGTACCTTCTTCTGGGATTTTGGACTCTACTTAATG CGTTTaaacaaagtcaaaattAAAGTAATGGGAGACGAACTTAGTCCAAATCCAGCAGTGGTTATTAGCAATCATGCCTCATTAGCAGACTGTTTTGTCCTCCAACATTTGTCAAGACTATCTACAAAATCAGAAAAAGATATAAAAGATAAACTCCCACGCAAGAGGGAGCTTAAATTACCGATTATCAATTATTTCTCATGGTTTCTAATATGGAGAGTTCCAACGATCAAAATATTGActcatttgttgaaaacagATGAAAACTGGGAGCTAGAAGAAAGCTCAATTCTATATGTCTTTGCGAAGTTGCTCAAGAGTAAATTTTCTGAATGGATTGTGTTATTCCCAGAAGTGAATGTATGGACCCTTGAAGGATATgaattacaacaacaaattggcGAAAAGTATTTCTTACCAAAATTAGAGCATTTACTCTACCCACGTTACTCGGCTTTCTACAATACAATCACCGCTTTGACCAAATTCAAACCCCATCCTTACTCCAATTTGTACGATTTGACTATTTTGTACTGTCGTCGACAGGGTGATGAATTAAATTATCACCCACCTacattgtttgaaaatttctcATCGAAAGATCCTATCACTGTGCTTGTTTATGTCAAAGTGAGATCGATTGCTAGAATTCCCAATAGGAGAAAGAAATTAGAAAGGTATTTGGAACATTTATGGAAACACAAGGATAAAATTATCACACAAATCAAGGAAGAGAATAACTTACACCAAATTAGAAATTTCAATCGACACACTACTTTTAGTTCCTCCATATCTGGTGTGTGTTGA
- a CDS encoding Pcp1 protein (S. cerevisiae homolog PCP1 has peptidase activity, has role in signal peptide processing, mitochondrion organization and localizes to mitochondrial inner membrane), producing the protein MNKRYRIEKKKISIRNHTLSNSTTKRMFQSLRLIKPSLGRNYLFSNSSLLSLTFKNIRQTKNVSFNSNVQILQSSMNPWQRNFLKQFMNQQVKQSPLSRSPTWKSYNSYYNRSNWEKLKKPLLFTVAFFVGTTILTPYLYDHTPLSVLKQYPQALVWGIIAINGAVFLMWRVPQLQRFTMQYAILFKDNIQSPWTLLWSAFSHQSFAHFFINMLCFQSFAVSLVGILGVSNFTIMYLNAAVLSSFASLAIPMFLGSSLAVASLGASGAIFGVFGCFSYLFPASPVGIFFIPVPGGAWVLFLGTMLWNAAGCVLRWGTFDYAAHLGGSLVGIAYGYYFNKKRREQIRRRRLILDF; encoded by the coding sequence ATGAATAAGCGCTACAGAAtcgaaaagaaaaaaattctGATTCGTAACCACACCTTATCTAACTCCACCACTAAAAGAATGTTTCAATCGTTACGACTTATAAAGCCTAGTCTAGGTCGTAATTATTTGTTCAGCAACAGCAGTCTTTTATCATTaacattcaaaaatataCGACAAACCAAAAATGTTTCGTTCAACAGCAATGTTCAAATCTTACAATCATCGATGAACCCATGGCAAAGAAATTTCCTTAAACAATTTATGAATCAACAAGTGAAACAGTCGCCACTAAGTAGAAGTCCAACTTGGAAGAGCTATAACCTGTATTACAACAGATCTAATTGggaaaagttgaagaagccTTTGTTATTCACTGTGGCATTTTTTGTGGGAACAACGATTTTAACTCCGTATTTATACGATCATACACCTTTGTCGGTGCTTAAACAATACCCACAGGCTTTGGTATGGGGAATTATTGCCATAAATGGTGCTGTGTTTTTAATGTGGAGAGTGCCCCAATTGCAACGTTTCACAATGCAATATGccattttgttcaaagatAATATCCAATCTCCTTGGACATTGTTGTGGTCGGCATTCTCTCATCAAAGTTTTGCCCATTTCTTCATTAATATGCTTTGTTTCCAATCATTTGCCGTGTCCTTGGTGGGTATACTTGGTGTGTCGAACTTCACCATCATGTATTTAAATGCTGCTGTTCtttcatcatttgcatCCCTTGCAATCCCAATGTTTTTGGGTAGTTCATTGGCAGTTGCATCACTTGGTGCATCAGGTGCAATTTTTGGAGTGTTTGGTTGTTTTTCATATTTGTTTCCAGCCTCACCTGTGGGTATATTTTTTATCCCTGTTCCTGGTGGAGCTTGGGTGTTGTTTTTAGGTACTATGCTTTGGAATGCCGCTGGATGTGTTTTGCGATGGGGAACCTTTGACTATGCTGCACATTTAGGAGGTAGTTTGGTTGGAATTGCCTATGGTTACTACTTtaacaaaaagagaagagaaCAGattagaagaagaagattgatATTAGATTTTTAG
- a CDS encoding hypothetical protein (two adjacent ORFs in C. orthopsilosis correspond one gene in C. parapsilosis), producing MSFIASTILTFGFVFVYWLYIEWECGKHITDGVSGYPYPFLKGKSQWQRFLCISVFGITACCNWFILCIRSTTL from the coding sequence ATGTCCTTTATTGCATCAACTATACTTACTTTTGggtttgtttttgtttattggtTGTATATAGAATGGGAATGTGGGAAACATATCACTGATGGAGTTAGTGGATATCCGTATCCATTCTTAAAGGGAAAGAGCCAATGGCAGAGATTTTTGTGTATTTCTGTGTTTGGCATCACAGCCTGTTGTAATTGGTTTATCTTGTGTATAAGAAGTACAACTTTATag
- a CDS encoding Pxp2 acyl-CoA oxidase, with product MAMANFPPSLQTNKNKQDPDTKAKIVKDVISSQPAPNPAEDIAKERARTNWNLKEVHEFLEGNEAKSTEILRLYQSIERDPILQTRPEHFDITQKQERELVAQRIDKMARFIEIEPYAKFRRRLQLMTVIDPSMGIRILVNLGLFLNCIRGNGTQKQYDFWAKKKESGIIKQMYGCFGMTELGHGSNVAGCETTATFDPETDEFIIDTPHIGATKWWIGGAAHSATHTVCYARLIIKDVDYGVKTFVVPLRDSQHNLLPGIAVGDIGAKMGRQGVDNGWIQFTEVRIPRFFMLQRWCKVDRKGNVTLPPLEQLSYISLLEGRVGMAADSYRIGARFTTIALRYAVGRRQFNKTGGPQETQLIDYTLHQRRLFPYLALTYAAAVGTDRLEVEHNELLENLDRGLKTNDKLLLKNTIASTKSMFVDSGSLKSTLTWEASNLIDECRQACGGHGYSAYNAFGKTYNDWAVQCTWEGDNNVLAMSAGKSIIKTVQQILNGKKVKNSTLEFLNDAPELAKAKKAVIRVKDHVDDPQRVLKAIASLISKTSMDLIPQSYQSWDAIGAQRVILSKLRCHYYLLETFIDRLESQIKANSPARPHLENILKLYYVTNILGPFIGEFLRYGVISPNVAKYITNVYPQGLCWKVRPYVIGLTDSFQQPDNFIHSLIGKYNGDIYHNYLAEVKSVNDPRNPKAPYSVALEDMLNRASLDERQRGERSEEAAAILSK from the coding sequence ATGGCTATGGCAAATTTTCCACCCCTGCTTCAAACTAACAAGAACAAGCAGGATCCAGACACCAAAGCTAAAATTGTCAAGGATGTCATTTCATCACAACCAGCTCCAAACCCAGCTGAAGATATCGCGAAGGAAAGAGCTCGTACTAATTGGAACTTGAAGGAAGTTCATGAGTTTTTGGAAGGTAATGAAGCTAAATCAACTGAAATTTTACGTCTTtaccaatcaattgaacgtgatccaattttgcaaactAGACCAGAACACTTTGATATCACTCAAAAGCAAGAAAGAGAATTGGTTGCTCAAAGAATTGACAAAATGGCTAGATTTATCGAAATTGAACCATATGCCAAATTTAGAAGAAGATTGCAATTAATGACCGTTATTGATCCATCAATGGGTATCAGAATCTTGGTCAACTTGGGTTTATTCTTGAACTGTATTAGAGGTAACGGTACTCAAAAACAATACGATTTTTGGGccaagaagaaggaaagTGGTATCATTAAGCAAATGTATGGTTGTTTTGGTATGACCGAGTTGGGTCACGGTTCTAATGTCGCGGGTTGTGAAACCACTGCCACTTTTGACCCTGAAACTGATGAATTCATTATTGATACCCCACACATTGGTGCTACTAAATGGTGGATTGGTGGTGCTGCCCACTCGGCTACCCACACTGTTTGTTACGCTAGATTGATTATCAAAGATGTAGACTATGGTGTCAAGACTTTTGTTGTCCCATTGAGAGATTCTCAACATAATTTGTTGCCAGGTATTGCCGTTGGTGATATTGGTGCCAAGATGGGAAGACAAGGTGTTGATAACGGTTGGATTCAATTTACTGAGGTTAGAATCCCAAGATTCTTTATGTTGCAAAGATGGTGTAAAGTTGACCGTAAAGGAAATGTCACTTTGCCACCATTGGAACAATTGAGTTATATCTCACTTTTGGAAGGTAGAGTTGGTATGGCTGCCGATTCTTATAGAATTGGGGCAAGATTCACCACCATTGCTTTGAGGTATGCTGTTGGTAGAAGacaattcaacaagacTGGTGGTCCACAAgaaactcaattgattgactACACCTTGCATCAAAGAAGATTGTTCCCATATTTGGCTTTGACGTATGCTGCCGCTGTTGGTACTGACAGATTAGAGGTTGAACATAATGAATTATTGGAAAACTTGGACAGGGGATTAAAGACAAATgacaagttgttgttgaaaaacacCATTGCTTCCACTAAATCCAtgtttgttgattcagGTTCATTGAAATCTACTTTGACTTGGGAAGCTTCcaacttgattgatgaatgtAGACAAGCTTGTGGTGGCCATGGCTACTCTGCCTACAATGCTTTTGGTAAGACATATAATGACTGGGCCGTTCAATGTACTTGGGAAGGTGACAACAATGTCTTGGCAATGTCTGCTGGTAAGAGCATTATCAAGACcgttcaacaaatcttgaATGGTAAAAAGGTCAAGAATTCTACTTTGGAGTTCCTTAACGATGCACCGGAGTTGGCTAAAGCCAAGAAGGCAGTTATCAGAGTCAAAGACCATGTTGATGATCCACAACGTGTTTTGAAGGCAATCGCAAGTTTGATCTCCAAGACTTCAATGGACTTGATTCCACAATCCTACCAATCATGGGATGCTATTGGTGCTCAAAGAGTcattttgtcaaaattgagATGTCACTACTACCTCTTGGAAACATTTATTGACAGATTGGAATCTCAAATCAAAGCCAACTCACCGGCAAGGCCacatttggaaaatatcCTCAAGTTATACTATGTTACCAACATTTTGGGTCCTTTTATTGGTGAATTCTTGAGATACGGTGTTATTTCTCCAAATGTTGCCAAGTACATCACCAATGTTTACCCACAAGGTTTGTGTTGGAAGGTTAGACCATATGTTATTGGATTGACTGATTCATTCCAACAACCTGACAACTTTATCCACTCATTGATTGGTAAATACAATGGTGATATTTACCACAACTATTTGGCAGAGGTTAAATCAGTCAATGATCCACGCAATCCTAAAGCACCGTACAGTGTTGCTCTTGAGGATATGTTGAACAGAGCTTCTTTGGATGAAAGACAAAGAGGTGAAAGATCAGAGGAAGCTGCTGCTATCTTGTCCAAATAA
- a CDS encoding Rpp2b acidic ribosomal protein (involved in regulation of translation elongation): MKYLAAYLLLVQGGNASPSASDISSLLESVGVEVEESRLSLLLKDLEGKDINELIAEGNTKLASVPTGGAAVASGSGASGAAAGGAAEEAKEEEKEEEKEESDDDMGFGLFD, from the coding sequence atgaaatacTTAGCTGCTTACTTATTGTTGGTTCAAGGTGGTAACGCCTCCCCATCCGCTTCAGACATCTCATCCTTGTTGGAATCCgttggtgttgaagttgaagaatcGAGATTGTCCCTCTTGTTGAAAGACTTGGAAGGTAAAGACATCAACGAATTGATTGCTGAAGGTAACACCAAGTTGGCTTCAGTTCCAACTGGTGgtgctgctgttgcttcTGGTTCTGGTGCTTCCGGTGCCGCTGCTGGTGGTGCTGCTGAAGAAGCcaaggaagaagaaaaggaagaagagaaggaaGAATCCGATGATGACATGGGTTTCGGTTTATTCGATTAA